The following is a genomic window from Lysinibacillus sp. JNUCC-52.
TAAAGTCAATGCTTAAAAGTTTTAAAGCAGAAAAAAAAGAGATGGGTTATGCATTTGGAAAACTATGCTATTGGCATTATGAAGCATTTGTTGATTCTTTAAATGAAGAGATATATATAGTTGCTGCGGCTATTGAACTTCTAATTTTATCCTATGATATTATTGATGATTTGCAGGATAAAGATACGGACTATATTTGGAGCAAAACACCTGAACTTTCTTTAAATGCAGCACTTGCCTTACTCGTCATGTCATCGAGAGCTATACATGAGACATCATTTGAACATAAAGGTATAGCCATTCGTCTACTGGAACAATATGCGTTACGTAGCATTAATGGTCAGCAGTTAGATGTACTGAATGCTTGTCGAGATGAACAATCCTACTTACAAATGATTGACCAAAAATCAGGGTCACTTACAGCAATGAGTTGCGTCATTGGGGAGGCACTTGCAAAAGGGATGGTGACTGCTGAAATTGAGGAGTACGGGAAATACATAGGTATTATCCAACAAATAAAAAACGATATTTTAGATTTAAAAACTTGGGGACCTAAAAATGATCTATTAAATAGAAAGTATTCATTACCAATTATTTATCTAATGGCACAAAAAAATAGTGTATCAAAATCTGTGATAAACTATTATAATAAAGATATAGTTACATTTTTGGATAATATTGTTACAGAACATGAGTTGACAAATAGCGGTGCAATACGTTATGCAGTTGCAATTAAAAATCTCTATAAAATAAAAGCATTGAATAATCTTGAAAAAGTTGCTATAAACAAGTTAGGTAAAGAATACCTAATAAAACTAATGAAATGAGGAGAGATTTTTATGATTAATGTAATTCAGTATCTAGAAGAGAACCCAGCACTAGTACCACTGTTAAAAGAACAAAAAGTTGCATTAATAGGTGTTTCAGCAATTGAACAGCAGGCAATACTTGACTCATTCGAAGATGTACTATGCTTAAGAGACCCTATTTGGAATTAAATTTATATAATCAAAAATGGTTTATGCTTGCTATAAGTGTTTACGTATTGCTAGGTTTCTACCTGCTATATGTTCCTTATAGCAAGCCTTATTTGGGTATAGATTTGATCGAGGAAAATGGAAATTGGGTAATAGAGCATTCACATGATCAATTAGTGGATGGGCAGAAAATCTCTGCAGGGGACATCATTTTAAAAGTTGATAATGTTCAAATAGACGACATTTCTTATATAAAGTATGATTTTACAATTAGGGCGGCAAATTCATTAACAATATTAAAGTCTAACGGGGAAAAAATTCATATTACTCCTACTGGTTTAGATTTTACTGAACGGTTTTACTATATATTGCTTATCCCTGCCTGCTATTATTTCCTTACATTATTTGTTGTTTGTTATTTGCATTATAAACAAAAAAACACTTCACTTTTAAGATTGCTTATTTTATTTATGCTAACAGTTTCCATGGCATATGTGAGTATAGGAGCATCTGGTAGTCTCGATATCGTGGGCATTATGGTCAATCGAGGTAGTATGTTGTTATGTTTAGTATTACTTTTACATTTTTTAAGAAACTATTATTCATTTTTAAATGCCAATTGGTTACTTTTTAATAATATTAAATTGTTTTATCTATTGCCTATCTTTGCGATGCTACTTAGCTATATTGGTATTATTAATAACAATTTGCACAACCTTCTTTCGTATGTTGTTTTAGGCGTTTTTTTAGTTTTACTTATTTTAATACTTATTATTTTATTGTTTAGCTATTTTAAATTTAAATCACCCCAGTTAAAAATTTTATTGAATAGTGTAATGATTCCATTTCTTCCATTCTTGTTTCTGTATGCACTTCCGAATATTTTATTTCATCATCCCGTACTTTCCGCTGAAATCAGTGCTTTATTTTTATTATTTATTCCATTTAGCTTTATTTTTACACAACTAGCGGAACGATTATTTGACATTGAATATCATATTACAAGGCTTCGTTACTATGTCATATTTTCTGTAATTTTTACTGCATGGTTTACTTTTGGTTTGTATTGGATTGCTGGCAAATTTTTAACGATGACGATAATGTCGGGTGTTTCATTGTTTACTTTTTTATCGTTAATTGTTCTTTTCTACATAAAAGAAAAGGTAGATTATCGCAAACGCAAAATTTTGTTTTCGACTAAAGGGGACTATATACATCAGTTGTATACGGCTGTAGATAGAATCGGTAAAACAATTAAATTAGACGAGCTTCTAGAAAAGTTTGCCCAGGAAGTTTCGCTGCACCTAGAGCTTGAGCATGTATTTGTATTGACCTATGACTATGACACAAATCAATTTACTTCAATGGTTGAGGGAAAGATTCCGATAAATCCTATGCTAATGGAAGATTTAAAATTAGGAGAAATACGGAAAATTGACAAAGTCTATCTAGCTTTCCTCCATCAAGATGCTCATTACAAAAGAGCCTTAGTATTGGGGCATAACAATTCAATTCATTTAAAAGATGAAGAGCTTTTATGGCTCGAATTGCTCCTGTTATACGTAAATAACTTTATTGAAAATACAAAAATGGTGGAAGAATTGTTAGAGGAACTAAAGCATATGAAGCAAGCAGATGAAAGTCAATTACCTTGGCTAAATAAGCTATTATGGCTTAGGTTTGAAGAGGAGAAATATCAACTAGCTCAAGAATTACATGATACTAATTTACAAGAGCAACTCCATATTGCTCGAGAAGTTGATGTTTTAATAAATGCAAAAGATACTACAGAAATCCAACAAAAACTAGTAAAGATTCATACACAAATGGTTTCATCGCTACATGATTTAAGAGCTTATTGCGAAAACTTAAAGCCCCCACTATTAGATACATTAGGGCTAAATGCTGCTTTAGAAAAGCTCATACGAAAAGTAACGGAAAGAGCTAACTTTCTGTTAATTTATACAATAGATCGCCTTTATTTAGAAGATGAACGAATGAATTTAATGATCTATCGTCTATTTCAAGAATTACTCAATAATGCTTTGAAACATTCCTATGCGACAACAGTTGAAATTCATCTCAAGGAAATGGACAATGGTTTTGAAGTCATTTATAAGGACGATGGAGTAGGATGTAATGTGAATGATATTATTGTCGCTGATTCGATGGGAATCCGAGGTATGCAAGAGCGTGTAAAAGCCTTTGATGGACAATTTTACATTGATACTCAAGTTAATGAAGGGATGTCTATTAGAATTACAGTAAAAGAAGGAAGTGACACACTTGATAACAATGCTCATAGTGGATGATCATCCTATTGTGTTAGAGGGAACGAAAAATTTATTTAAAGATAATGAAGACATTTTAGTTGATACAGAGAGTGATGCAACTTCTGTAATACCAAAAATTAAGGACAAGCCATATGATATTTATCTAATTGATATCAATATGCCTTTAGAAAATGGCATTCATTTAGCGAGAAATATTAAAGCTATGCAAATAGATGCTTCGATAATCCTTTATACAGGGGATGACATTACAGATTATTATCCACTAATTTTAGAAAGGAAAATAGAGGGGATTTTAGCCAAAACGGCCTCTAAAGAGCAGATTTTACGGACAGTTCGTGCCATTGCAAATGGAGAAATTGTTTTGCCGAAAAATTTCTTAGATTTCCT
Proteins encoded in this region:
- a CDS encoding polyprenyl synthetase family protein — encoded protein: MGDIDVRINESLDSLIENNSMLGDEIKSMLKSFKAEKKEMGYAFGKLCYWHYEAFVDSLNEEIYIVAAAIELLILSYDIIDDLQDKDTDYIWSKTPELSLNAALALLVMSSRAIHETSFEHKGIAIRLLEQYALRSINGQQLDVLNACRDEQSYLQMIDQKSGSLTAMSCVIGEALAKGMVTAEIEEYGKYIGIIQQIKNDILDLKTWGPKNDLLNRKYSLPIIYLMAQKNSVSKSVINYYNKDIVTFLDNIVTEHELTNSGAIRYAVAIKNLYKIKALNNLEKVAINKLGKEYLIKLMK
- a CDS encoding sensor histidine kinase, translated to MLAISVYVLLGFYLLYVPYSKPYLGIDLIEENGNWVIEHSHDQLVDGQKISAGDIILKVDNVQIDDISYIKYDFTIRAANSLTILKSNGEKIHITPTGLDFTERFYYILLIPACYYFLTLFVVCYLHYKQKNTSLLRLLILFMLTVSMAYVSIGASGSLDIVGIMVNRGSMLLCLVLLLHFLRNYYSFLNANWLLFNNIKLFYLLPIFAMLLSYIGIINNNLHNLLSYVVLGVFLVLLILILIILLFSYFKFKSPQLKILLNSVMIPFLPFLFLYALPNILFHHPVLSAEISALFLLFIPFSFIFTQLAERLFDIEYHITRLRYYVIFSVIFTAWFTFGLYWIAGKFLTMTIMSGVSLFTFLSLIVLFYIKEKVDYRKRKILFSTKGDYIHQLYTAVDRIGKTIKLDELLEKFAQEVSLHLELEHVFVLTYDYDTNQFTSMVEGKIPINPMLMEDLKLGEIRKIDKVYLAFLHQDAHYKRALVLGHNNSIHLKDEELLWLELLLLYVNNFIENTKMVEELLEELKHMKQADESQLPWLNKLLWLRFEEEKYQLAQELHDTNLQEQLHIAREVDVLINAKDTTEIQQKLVKIHTQMVSSLHDLRAYCENLKPPLLDTLGLNAALEKLIRKVTERANFLLIYTIDRLYLEDERMNLMIYRLFQELLNNALKHSYATTVEIHLKEMDNGFEVIYKDDGVGCNVNDIIVADSMGIRGMQERVKAFDGQFYIDTQVNEGMSIRITVKEGSDTLDNNAHSG
- a CDS encoding response regulator produces the protein MLIVDDHPIVLEGTKNLFKDNEDILVDTESDATSVIPKIKDKPYDIYLIDINMPLENGIHLARNIKAMQIDASIILYTGDDITDYYPLILERKIEGILAKTASKEQILRTVRAIANGEIVLPKNFLDFLDNRFKIQDAKLDIHLNEKEKKILRLIAEGHTNKAIAIELNIPQRTTERYLTQLFSLLNVDSRTEAVNLAERMNLL
- the comX gene encoding competence pheromone ComX: MINVIQYLEENPALVPLLKEQKVALIGVSAIEQQAILDSFEDVLCLRDPIWN